CAGTTCTATCTGACCGAACGTACGCCGATACTGCACGGCCACCTCGACCTCATCGACTCCCCCTGGTCGCTGACCGCGATCGCCCAGGCCCAGCACTGGCCGGGCCACGACTTCCCTGCCGACTTCGGCGACGGCACGGTCGCGGACTGTCTGTCCGTGGACGTCTCCGAGTGGGACCGGCCGGGCATCCTGTACGGCAAGACCGCCAAGCAGTGCACCCGCGCCGAAGTCGCCCGCGAGGTGTGGGCGCAGTTGAAGGCGGCGCTCAATGACAGCGGCCGTACGGTCCTGAAGGACTCCGTGCTGCACTCCTGGTTCCTCGATCCGGCCGTCGACGGCCTCGGCACTGCGAACCCGGTCAACGAGGAGCAGCTGCTCATCCATCCGACAGGAACCTTCCACCACCGTCCGCGATCGGCTACGAAGATCCCCAACCTCTTCCTGTCCGGCGACTATGTGGCCGTGCCCATCGATCTGGCCACCATGGAAGGCGCCAACACCTCGGCCCGGCAGGCCGTCAACGCCCTGCTGGACAGCATCGGTTCGACCGCGGAACGCTGCACCGTCACCCCGCTGTACCGGGCCCCCGAGTTCGAGTGGATCAAACGCCACGACCGCACCCGTTACCTCCTTCGACTGCCGAATCTCTTCGACGTCGGTTGACAGCCATGCTGAGCCCCTCCCCGGCGACGGGGATCCCTGGGCTCTGCCGATGCTCCGGCCGAGCCGGCGGCCGCGTGGCTGGCCGACTACACAGCCGTCGGCATCGAGTGCCTGGTGTTCCGTCCCCTGGCGGGCAGGTATGTGCCGGGCGGGCGGGGCTGGGCCACGTCAGTGCCAGGGCGCAGGCGATCAGCTGTCCGCGGGGTGGGCGTCGGCAAGGGCCTCGCCGACGAGCCGTCCGGCGAGTTCCACGCAGCGCCTCCGGGCAGGAGAGAAGTCGTAAGGCATCTTGGTGATCGCTACGGCGGCACTCATCTCTGTGCCCTCCTCCCCTTTCAGGTCGGCGTCGTAGATCTCGAAGATCTTCTCCTCGGCCGCGTCGAGACCAGCTGCCTCGATGGCCTGATTCAGGGCCATCTGGTGAGCGCATCGCTGTACGGCGAGCTCTTCGACGCGCGGGTCGTCGGGATCGACGCCGTCGTCGAGGGCGGCCTCGGCCGCCTCAAGACGGTCCTCCTCGGCCCGCAGGTCGGGGTGGGTGGCCAACACGATGAACGTGCCGGCCTGGATGGCGGCGCCCAGCGGCCCGAAGATCCGTTCCGTGACCAGCAGGGCGTCCAGATCGCAGGGGCGCAACGCGCCCGGGGGCAGGTGGCTGAGCCGGTCCGTGACCAGTTCGGAGAGCAGCCCCAGCGGGCTGCCCACCGCCTGCAGGCGCTGGACGGCCGCGCGCCGACGTTTGATGGCGGCCTCCTGCGCCGCCAAGCTTTCCTCCAGCCTGCTCAGGACCGACTCGATATCCGGGGCTTGGTCCAGGGCTTCGCCGCCGGCTTCGCCGAAGGCGGCCCGCATGTCGTCCAGGCTGATACCGGCATCAGCCATCTTGCGGATCCACAGCAGGCGGCTCATGTCGTCATAGCCGTAGCGGCGGCGGCCGTCCCCGCCGCGCTCGGGCTCCGGCAGCAGACCGATCTCGTGGTAGTGACGGATGGCGCGTGGGGTGATCCCGGCGAACGCGGCGGCATCACCGATCTTGACCTGCCGGGGAGGCGTAAGGGAGGGGTACATCGCAGACAGAGCCTTTCGTGCTGTGGTGCCCCGACCCCACCACATGCCACTACGGCATGTGCAACACCCCATCCAAGTGCCACCGGAACCAGGCCCTGACTGCCGCCGGGACCGATCAAGAACGACGAACCATCCGGGAACGCAGAGTGACCACCAGGGGCCATATAGCTCCCCGCCACGTGGCCGCGCTGGGGAATTCCCACTGACCGCCGACACACAGCATCAGCTGACACTCCGCCACCGCTGGTGAACGCCCTTTACGTCTGACCGGGCGGCATGCCGCAGCAGGCCACGGTCTGGGTCTGATCCGCGCCGGCCAAACGGCGCCACCGCAAGCACCGCAGCCAACGCCACGAACACGCCGAGAACGACCTTCCGCATCACAACTCCTCACCAAGGCCGAACGGGACATCCTGGTGAAACAGCGCGGCCGCCCCCACACCGCAGATCCGACCGACACCGCACATGTCATCCCCTGGCCGAAAAGCTGACAGCCCCAGCGGGGCCTCTTGATGAACCGCCGCCAGACCTCGCCCCCTGCACAATAAGCAGGACCACTGACGACGCACCGATACTCACGCCCACCCGTGCGAGCGAACAAGCATTTCGATCCTCCTCAAAAAAGGGGGGCCGGGCCCCTGAACACCTCCCGGACGCCCGACCACCCCTGAAGGGCACGCACCTTCCGTGCAGGGTGGGGCTCACGGGAGCAGCTGTCCGCGCACCTGGTCACGCCCGACGTCGTCGCCGAAGCCGCCGTGGATGTCGCCCGGGACAGCGCCGGACGCTGGCGCCACCCGGTCCGGCTCAACCGCATCCGCATCCGCACCGACATGGAGCCCGGCGAGGTGCCGCTGTTCGGGATGGCCTGCTCGACGAGTTGCTCCGACGTACCTGGGTGTGTGGTCTTCGCAGGCATTATGGAGGCCGACCTTGAAGGAGCCACGTCTGTGAGACTCGAGTCCGACCCCGTCTACGGCGAAGTAGATCTCACCGCGACGGCGACAGAACTGGCTTGCTTGGCAAGGGCGATAGCCGACGGCGAAGGGTTCATCA
Above is a window of Streptomyces sp. NBC_00490 DNA encoding:
- a CDS encoding MerR family transcriptional regulator is translated as MYPSLTPPRQVKIGDAAAFAGITPRAIRHYHEIGLLPEPERGGDGRRRYGYDDMSRLLWIRKMADAGISLDDMRAAFGEAGGEALDQAPDIESVLSRLEESLAAQEAAIKRRRAAVQRLQAVGSPLGLLSELVTDRLSHLPPGALRPCDLDALLVTERIFGPLGAAIQAGTFIVLATHPDLRAEEDRLEAAEAALDDGVDPDDPRVEELAVQRCAHQMALNQAIEAAGLDAAEEKIFEIYDADLKGEEGTEMSAAVAITKMPYDFSPARRRCVELAGRLVGEALADAHPADS
- a CDS encoding Imm32 family immunity protein — protein: MDVARDSAGRWRHPVRLNRIRIRTDMEPGEVPLFGMACSTSCSDVPGCVVFAGIMEADLEGATSVRLESDPVYGEVDLTATATELACLARAIADGEGFIRSASASAPASSGDGNTLAGVEARKAPGSGVRIVLDAQRQTLVISGDPDARAVLAENLHAMATAEDGGHLHIEYFPEHPYLVAGSLPLVVNSPHGGMPTG